A single window of Luteipulveratus halotolerans DNA harbors:
- the argB gene encoding acetylglutamate kinase yields the protein MSLRTLDSLAAAAGKAATLVEALPWLERFKDALVVVKYGGNAMTDDALKAAFAADVAFLRYAGLRVVVVHGGGPQIQAMLDRLGVESEFKGGLRVTTPEAMDVVRMVLTGQVSRELVGLINQHGPLAVGLSGEDGALFGARRRAGEVDGEPVDLGLVGDVETVNPSAVRDLLDAGRIPVVSSVAPDLDQDGQVLNVNADTAAAALAVALEAHKLVVLTDVEGIYERWPDRDSLLSTLTVDRAEALLQTVDSGMVPKLEACIRAVSGGVPQAHVIDGRASHSLLLEIFTDEGIGTMVLPEEAS from the coding sequence ATGAGCCTGCGCACCCTCGACTCCCTCGCGGCGGCAGCAGGCAAGGCAGCCACCCTCGTCGAGGCACTGCCGTGGCTCGAGCGGTTCAAGGACGCGCTCGTCGTCGTCAAGTACGGCGGCAACGCCATGACCGACGACGCGCTCAAGGCGGCGTTCGCCGCCGACGTGGCCTTCCTGAGGTACGCCGGTCTGCGGGTCGTCGTCGTCCACGGCGGCGGCCCGCAGATCCAGGCGATGCTCGACCGTCTCGGCGTCGAGAGCGAGTTCAAGGGCGGCCTGCGGGTCACGACGCCCGAGGCGATGGACGTCGTACGCATGGTCCTCACGGGCCAGGTGTCGCGTGAGCTCGTCGGACTCATCAACCAGCACGGACCCCTCGCGGTCGGCCTGTCGGGTGAGGACGGCGCACTGTTCGGTGCCCGACGGCGCGCCGGCGAGGTCGACGGAGAGCCGGTCGATCTCGGGCTCGTCGGCGACGTCGAGACCGTCAACCCGTCCGCCGTCCGTGACCTGCTCGACGCCGGCCGCATCCCGGTCGTCTCGTCGGTGGCGCCCGACCTCGACCAGGACGGGCAGGTCCTCAACGTCAACGCCGACACCGCTGCGGCCGCGCTCGCGGTGGCGCTCGAGGCGCACAAGCTCGTCGTCCTCACCGACGTCGAGGGCATCTACGAACGCTGGCCGGACCGCGACAGCCTGCTCTCGACGCTCACGGTCGACCGGGCCGAGGCTCTGCTGCAGACGGTCGACTCCGGCATGGTCCCCAAGCTCGAGGCGTGCATCCGCGCGGTGAGCGGGGGCGTGCCGCAGGCGCACGTCATCGACGGGCGTGCCTCGCACTCCCTGCTGCTCGAGATCTTCACCGACGAGGGCATCGGCACGATGGTCCTGCCAGAGGAGGCGTCATGA
- the pheT gene encoding phenylalanine--tRNA ligase subunit beta yields the protein MLVPIEWLRDYVAIPADATGADVAASLVKVGLEEEGLVGGEITGPLVVGRVLTQEPEQQKNGKTINWCTVDVGDANGTGEPQGIVCGAHNFGVGDLVVVVLPGAELPGGFAISARKTYGHVSAGMICAADELGLPDDGSDGIIRLAERLGREDLTPGEDAIPLLGLDRETVEVNVTPDRGYCFSMRGIAREYGHATGVRFTDPALALADAAPADGGGHEVRLEDDSPLRGTAGCDRYVARIVRGVDPAATTPAWLATRISEAGMRPVSLAVDVTNYVMLALGQPLHAFDLSTITGPVVVRRARPGERLTTLDDVDRELYPEDLLITDSGERVLGLAGVMGGETSEVSATTTDVLIEAAHFDPISIARTARRHRLSTEASKRFERGVDPAVAAAAAQLAVDLLVEHGGGTVDSGVTDVDRTTAPGPITMAIDLPTRLVGVDYTADDVVAVLREIGCAVEQSGAALTVTPPTWRPDLRGGPDLVEEVARLKGYDQIPSVVPAPPGGRGLTHSQSVRRMIANLLAAQGLSEVLTYPFVGEGIFDQLGYPADDPRRETVRLVNPLSDEQPLMRTSVLSTLLDTVRRNVARGAKDVAVFELGLVVDGPQGCAPTHDVGQYPGRDGVQAVRDAVPEQPRRLGLALTGEIDRAGWWGAGRAADWSDVVALAHAIGDALAVPLTAVADDEPPFHPGRAARLVLADGRSAGVVGELHPKVVQALGLPPRTVAGELDVELLSAASEQLVQARPIATFPVAHSDVALVVDRTVRAGDVEAALRSGAGELLETVTLFDVFESDQLGEGKKSLAYRLVFRSPERTLRTEEVNDLRDAAVAAAGDATGAAQRT from the coding sequence ATGCTGGTTCCGATCGAGTGGCTGCGCGACTACGTCGCCATCCCGGCTGACGCCACGGGCGCCGACGTCGCGGCGAGTCTGGTCAAGGTCGGCCTCGAGGAGGAAGGCCTGGTCGGTGGCGAGATCACCGGTCCGCTGGTGGTCGGCCGGGTCCTCACCCAGGAGCCCGAGCAGCAGAAGAACGGCAAGACCATCAACTGGTGCACCGTCGATGTCGGTGACGCCAACGGCACCGGCGAGCCCCAGGGCATCGTGTGCGGAGCCCACAACTTCGGCGTCGGCGATCTGGTCGTCGTCGTCCTTCCCGGGGCCGAGCTGCCGGGAGGGTTCGCCATCTCGGCGCGCAAGACCTACGGGCACGTGAGCGCCGGCATGATCTGCGCCGCTGATGAGCTCGGACTGCCTGACGACGGGTCCGACGGCATCATCCGCCTCGCCGAGCGGCTCGGGCGCGAGGACCTGACGCCCGGCGAGGACGCCATCCCTCTGCTGGGTCTCGACCGCGAGACGGTCGAGGTCAATGTCACCCCCGACCGTGGCTACTGCTTCAGCATGCGCGGCATCGCACGCGAGTACGGCCACGCGACGGGTGTGAGGTTCACCGACCCGGCGCTCGCCCTGGCCGACGCTGCACCGGCCGACGGTGGCGGCCACGAGGTCCGACTCGAGGACGACTCGCCCCTGCGCGGGACTGCAGGGTGCGACCGCTACGTCGCTCGCATCGTCCGCGGCGTCGATCCCGCGGCCACGACACCCGCGTGGCTCGCGACCCGGATCAGCGAGGCGGGCATGCGGCCGGTCTCGCTCGCTGTCGACGTCACCAACTACGTGATGCTGGCTCTGGGCCAGCCGCTGCACGCGTTCGACCTGTCCACGATCACCGGTCCGGTCGTCGTACGCCGCGCCCGCCCGGGCGAGCGCCTCACGACGCTCGACGACGTCGACCGCGAGCTCTACCCCGAGGACCTGCTCATCACCGACTCCGGTGAGCGTGTCCTCGGGCTCGCTGGTGTGATGGGAGGCGAGACGTCCGAGGTGTCCGCGACCACCACCGATGTGCTCATCGAGGCGGCTCACTTCGACCCGATCTCGATCGCCCGAACGGCTCGCAGGCACCGTCTCTCGACCGAGGCGTCCAAGCGGTTCGAGCGTGGTGTCGACCCGGCAGTCGCAGCGGCCGCAGCCCAGCTGGCCGTCGATCTGCTGGTCGAGCACGGTGGCGGGACGGTCGACTCCGGCGTCACCGACGTCGACCGGACGACGGCGCCCGGGCCCATCACGATGGCCATCGACCTGCCGACGCGCCTGGTCGGAGTCGACTACACCGCAGACGATGTCGTCGCGGTGCTGCGCGAGATCGGTTGTGCGGTCGAGCAGTCGGGCGCGGCGCTGACCGTCACGCCGCCGACCTGGCGGCCCGACCTGCGTGGCGGACCCGACCTGGTCGAGGAGGTCGCGCGGCTCAAGGGGTATGACCAGATCCCGTCCGTCGTGCCCGCGCCGCCCGGCGGTCGTGGCCTCACGCACAGCCAGAGCGTGCGTCGGATGATCGCCAATCTCCTTGCGGCGCAGGGACTTTCGGAGGTCCTCACCTACCCGTTCGTCGGCGAGGGCATCTTCGACCAGCTCGGCTACCCGGCCGACGACCCGCGTCGCGAGACCGTGCGCCTGGTCAACCCCTTGTCCGACGAGCAGCCGCTGATGCGCACGTCGGTGCTGTCGACGCTGCTCGACACGGTGCGGCGCAACGTCGCTCGTGGCGCCAAGGACGTCGCTGTCTTCGAGCTCGGCCTGGTGGTCGACGGACCGCAGGGCTGCGCGCCCACACATGACGTGGGCCAGTACCCCGGCCGCGATGGCGTGCAGGCTGTTCGTGATGCGGTGCCCGAGCAGCCGCGCCGGCTCGGGCTCGCGCTCACGGGTGAGATCGACCGAGCTGGTTGGTGGGGCGCAGGGCGTGCTGCCGACTGGTCCGACGTCGTGGCGCTGGCCCATGCGATCGGTGATGCGCTCGCCGTTCCGCTGACGGCAGTCGCCGATGACGAGCCACCGTTCCACCCGGGTCGTGCAGCGCGCCTGGTGCTCGCTGACGGTCGGTCCGCGGGAGTCGTCGGTGAGCTGCACCCGAAGGTCGTGCAGGCGCTCGGCCTGCCGCCGCGTACGGTCGCGGGCGAGCTCGACGTCGAGCTCCTGTCCGCGGCGAGCGAGCAGCTGGTGCAGGCGCGTCCGATCGCGACGTTCCCCGTGGCTCACAGCGATGTGGCCCTCGTCGTCGACCGCACCGTGCGGGCGGGTGATGTCGAGGCCGCCCTTCGATCGGGAGCCGGTGAGCTGCTCGAGACCGTGACGTTGTTCGACGTCTTCGAGAGCGATCAGCTCGGTGAGGGCAAGAAGTCCCTCGCGTACCGACTGGTGTTCCGGTCGCCCGAGCGCACGCTGCGTACCGAAGAGGTCAACGACCTGCGCGATGCGGCAGTCGCGGCGGCAGGCGACGCCACGGGCGCGGCACAGCGCACCTGA
- the argJ gene encoding bifunctional glutamate N-acetyltransferase/amino-acid acetyltransferase ArgJ — translation MSVTAAQGFRAAGVAAGIKQSGARDLALVVNDGPDHHAAAVFTSNRVEAAPVTWSRQAATDGRIDAVVLNSGGANACTGAQGFQDTHATAEAVATVLDLSAGDVAVCSTGLIGELLPMEALLSGVTSAADALGPEGGSDAAEAIMTTDTVSKQSVVRRDGWTVGGMAKGAGMLAPALATMLVVVTTDAVVDPGELDGVLRAATAVTFDRIDSDGCQSTNDTVLLLASGASGVRADRDGLTTAVTQVCAELARALIADAEGAKHDIAIEVRTAADEGDALEVARSIARNNLFKCAVFGNDPNWGRVLSAVGTTSAVFEPSQLDVAINGVEVCRAGGVGEDRSRVDLTGREVRVTVDLHAGDAAVTVWTNDLTHDYVHENSAYSS, via the coding sequence GTGAGTGTCACTGCAGCACAAGGCTTTCGGGCAGCAGGGGTCGCCGCCGGCATCAAGCAGTCCGGGGCGCGCGATCTCGCGCTGGTGGTCAACGACGGTCCCGACCATCACGCCGCCGCGGTCTTCACGAGCAACCGGGTCGAGGCGGCACCGGTGACCTGGAGCCGTCAGGCCGCCACCGACGGGCGCATCGACGCCGTCGTCCTCAACTCCGGTGGGGCCAACGCGTGCACCGGCGCACAGGGCTTCCAGGACACCCATGCGACAGCCGAGGCCGTCGCCACTGTCCTCGACCTGTCGGCCGGCGACGTCGCGGTGTGCTCCACCGGCCTCATCGGAGAGCTGCTCCCGATGGAGGCGCTCCTCTCGGGCGTGACCAGCGCCGCTGACGCGCTCGGACCCGAGGGCGGCTCCGACGCGGCCGAGGCGATCATGACCACCGACACGGTCAGCAAGCAGTCCGTCGTACGCCGGGACGGCTGGACCGTGGGCGGCATGGCCAAGGGCGCCGGCATGCTGGCGCCCGCTCTCGCGACCATGCTCGTCGTGGTGACCACGGACGCAGTGGTCGACCCCGGTGAGCTCGACGGCGTCCTGCGTGCGGCGACGGCCGTGACCTTCGACCGCATCGACTCCGACGGCTGCCAGTCGACCAACGACACGGTCCTGCTGCTCGCATCGGGCGCGTCCGGCGTACGGGCCGACCGCGACGGGCTGACGACGGCGGTGACTCAGGTCTGCGCCGAGCTCGCCCGAGCGCTCATCGCCGACGCCGAGGGTGCCAAGCACGACATCGCGATCGAGGTGCGCACGGCCGCCGACGAGGGTGATGCGCTCGAGGTGGCTCGCTCCATCGCGCGCAACAACCTGTTCAAGTGCGCGGTGTTCGGCAACGACCCCAACTGGGGCCGGGTCCTGTCCGCCGTCGGGACGACCTCCGCGGTCTTCGAGCCGTCGCAGCTGGACGTCGCGATCAACGGCGTCGAGGTGTGCCGAGCCGGGGGAGTCGGCGAGGACCGCTCACGGGTCGACCTGACCGGTCGCGAGGTGCGGGTGACCGTCGACCTCCATGCAGGTGATGCCGCGGTGACGGTCTGGACCAACGACCTGACGCACGACTACGTGCACGAGAACTCGGCGTACAGCTCATGA
- the argC gene encoding N-acetyl-gamma-glutamyl-phosphate reductase: MVKVGVAGASGYAGGEILRLLLAHPQVEIGTLTAGSNAGTRLGEIAPHLHALADRELAETTAAAFEGHDVVFLALPHGASDALARDLSESVLVIDCGADHRLTDGEAWTAFYGTPHAGSWPYGMPELLSHGGAKQRTQLVEARRVAVPGCYPTAVSLGLAPALEAGLVEVDDVVVVAASGTSGAGKSLKPHLLGAEVMGSMSPYGVGGGHRHTPEIEQNLSLAAGEPVSVSFTPTLAPMPRGILATCTARVRSGADVAQVRTAYEKAYGTEQFVTLLPEGQWPATSSVIGSNHVQLQVAYDEHAGRVVVVAAVDNLTKGTAGAAVQSMNIALGLDESAGLTGAGVAP; the protein is encoded by the coding sequence ATGGTGAAGGTAGGCGTCGCGGGCGCCAGCGGATACGCAGGTGGAGAGATCCTGCGTCTGCTGCTGGCGCACCCTCAGGTCGAGATCGGCACGCTCACGGCAGGCAGCAATGCGGGTACCCGACTCGGTGAGATCGCTCCCCACCTGCACGCCCTCGCGGACCGCGAGCTGGCCGAGACCACCGCGGCGGCGTTCGAGGGCCACGACGTGGTCTTCCTGGCCCTGCCGCACGGGGCCTCGGACGCGCTCGCTCGCGACCTGTCCGAGTCGGTCCTCGTCATCGACTGCGGCGCTGACCACCGGCTCACCGACGGCGAGGCCTGGACCGCGTTCTACGGCACACCCCACGCGGGGTCGTGGCCGTACGGCATGCCTGAGCTGCTGTCCCACGGGGGAGCCAAGCAGCGCACGCAGCTGGTCGAGGCCCGCCGGGTCGCCGTGCCCGGCTGCTACCCGACGGCGGTGAGCCTCGGGCTCGCGCCCGCGCTCGAAGCGGGCCTGGTCGAGGTGGACGACGTCGTCGTCGTGGCGGCCAGCGGCACCTCCGGCGCGGGCAAGTCGCTCAAGCCGCACCTGCTCGGCGCCGAGGTCATGGGGTCGATGAGTCCGTACGGCGTCGGTGGCGGTCATCGGCACACGCCGGAGATCGAGCAGAACCTCTCACTCGCAGCGGGCGAGCCGGTGTCGGTGTCGTTCACGCCCACCCTCGCGCCGATGCCACGCGGGATCCTCGCCACGTGCACCGCTCGCGTCCGGAGCGGGGCCGACGTCGCTCAGGTGCGCACCGCGTACGAGAAGGCCTATGGCACAGAGCAGTTCGTCACCCTCCTGCCCGAGGGGCAGTGGCCGGCGACCAGCTCGGTCATCGGGTCCAACCACGTGCAGCTGCAGGTCGCGTACGACGAGCACGCCGGCCGAGTGGTCGTCGTCGCGGCCGTGGACAACCTCACCAAGGGCACCGCGGGTGCCGCAGTGCAGTCCATGAACATCGCACTCGGGCTCGACGAGAGCGCGGGCCTGACCGGGGCAGGAGTCGCACCGTGA
- a CDS encoding acetylornithine transaminase, with protein sequence MSELLDRYQRSLIGVFGTPPLVLSHGEGCYVWDTDGNRYLDLVGGIAVNALGHGHPALVSALSKQAAEAIHISNLFTSVPQIELAERLLQIADAPQGSGVFLANSGAEAIEAAVKLSRRTGRQEIIAADGAFHGRTTGALALTSKAAYREPFEPLMPGVSHVPYGDVDALRAAVTTETAAVVLEPVQGEAGVVDPGPAYLTAAREITSATGTLLIIDEIQTGIGRTGEWFAFQASGIRPDAVTVAKGLGGGVPIGGLITFGPEVSGLLTAGQHGTTFGGNPLATAGALAVLDTIVQEGLLAHATEAGHHLADAIAALEHPVLEPVRGRGLLRAIPLRRPVASALAAAAREAGFIVNPVAPQAIRLAPPLVVTTDQLDDFVSALPDLLDSVKDPS encoded by the coding sequence ATGAGCGAGCTGCTCGACCGCTACCAGCGCAGCCTGATCGGCGTGTTCGGCACGCCGCCGCTCGTGCTCTCGCACGGTGAGGGCTGCTACGTCTGGGACACCGACGGCAACCGCTACCTCGACCTGGTCGGCGGCATTGCGGTCAACGCCCTCGGCCATGGCCACCCGGCTCTGGTCTCTGCGCTGTCCAAGCAGGCGGCCGAGGCCATCCACATCTCCAACCTGTTCACCTCGGTCCCGCAGATCGAGCTCGCCGAGCGGCTGCTGCAGATCGCCGACGCGCCACAGGGCTCGGGCGTCTTCCTCGCCAACTCGGGTGCTGAGGCGATCGAGGCGGCCGTCAAGCTGTCGCGACGCACGGGGCGCCAGGAGATCATCGCGGCCGACGGTGCGTTCCACGGTCGTACGACGGGCGCGCTCGCGCTGACCTCCAAGGCTGCCTACCGCGAGCCGTTCGAGCCGCTCATGCCCGGCGTGAGCCACGTGCCGTACGGCGACGTCGACGCCCTGCGTGCGGCTGTCACCACCGAGACGGCGGCTGTGGTGCTCGAACCCGTGCAGGGTGAGGCCGGCGTGGTCGACCCGGGGCCTGCGTACCTCACGGCTGCCCGCGAGATCACGTCCGCGACGGGCACGCTGCTGATCATCGACGAGATCCAGACCGGCATCGGTCGTACGGGCGAGTGGTTCGCGTTCCAGGCGAGCGGCATCCGGCCCGACGCGGTGACCGTTGCCAAGGGCCTCGGCGGGGGCGTACCCATCGGTGGGCTGATCACGTTCGGGCCCGAGGTCTCCGGCCTGCTCACCGCGGGTCAGCACGGCACGACGTTCGGTGGCAACCCGCTCGCGACGGCCGGTGCTCTCGCAGTGCTCGACACGATCGTGCAGGAGGGCCTGCTCGCTCATGCGACGGAGGCCGGCCACCACCTCGCCGACGCGATCGCCGCACTGGAGCACCCCGTGCTCGAGCCCGTACGCGGACGCGGCCTGCTGCGGGCGATCCCGCTGCGTCGCCCGGTCGCGTCGGCGCTGGCAGCGGCGGCTCGTGAGGCGGGCTTCATCGTCAATCCTGTTGCACCGCAAGCCATTCGGCTCGCACCGCCGTTGGTCGTCACCACCGATCAGCTCGACGACTTCGTGTCGGCGCTGCCCGATCTCCTCGACTCCGTGAAGGACCCGTCATGA
- the pheS gene encoding phenylalanine--tRNA ligase subunit alpha yields the protein MSGPNTQYDPVEVSALDPDNVDRAVQDALDAIGGAATLDELKAVRTAHQGDRSPLALANREIGALPPTAKAEAGKRVGQARGRVGAAMKARQAELEAERDERILVDEAVDVTMVPARRPLGRRHPVELMAQRMADVMVGMGWEIAEGPEIEAEWFNFDALNFDADHPARQMQDTFYVEPPADRLVLRTHTSPVQARALLERGAPLYVAVPGKVFRTDELDATHSPVFHQLEGLAVDEGLTMAHLRGTLDRLAAELFGEGITTRLRPNFFPFTEPSAEMDLRCFVCRGEDPDCRTCGGTGWIEWGGCGMVNRNVLLACGVDPDRYTGFAFGMGVERALMFRSGVADMREMFEGDVRFNAQFGLEV from the coding sequence ATGTCTGGCCCCAACACGCAGTACGACCCGGTCGAGGTCAGTGCTCTCGACCCCGACAACGTCGACCGCGCCGTGCAGGACGCTCTCGACGCGATTGGCGGGGCCGCGACGCTGGACGAGCTCAAGGCCGTCCGCACCGCCCACCAGGGCGACCGCAGCCCGCTGGCTCTGGCCAACCGTGAGATCGGTGCCCTGCCTCCGACCGCCAAGGCCGAGGCCGGCAAGCGGGTCGGGCAGGCCCGCGGTCGAGTCGGTGCCGCGATGAAGGCTCGTCAGGCCGAGCTCGAGGCCGAGCGCGATGAGCGCATCCTCGTCGACGAGGCCGTCGACGTCACGATGGTGCCGGCGCGCCGCCCGCTCGGACGCCGCCACCCGGTCGAGCTGATGGCTCAGCGCATGGCCGACGTGATGGTCGGTATGGGCTGGGAGATCGCCGAGGGGCCCGAGATCGAGGCCGAGTGGTTCAACTTCGACGCGCTCAACTTCGACGCCGACCACCCGGCACGCCAGATGCAGGACACGTTCTACGTCGAACCACCGGCCGACCGGCTCGTGTTGCGCACGCACACCTCGCCGGTGCAGGCGCGGGCGCTGCTCGAGCGCGGCGCGCCGCTCTACGTCGCCGTACCCGGCAAGGTGTTCCGCACTGACGAGCTCGACGCGACGCACTCGCCGGTCTTCCACCAGCTCGAGGGGCTCGCGGTCGACGAAGGGCTCACGATGGCCCACCTGCGCGGCACGCTCGACCGGCTGGCGGCCGAGCTGTTCGGCGAGGGCATCACGACGCGGCTGCGTCCCAACTTCTTCCCGTTCACCGAGCCCAGCGCCGAGATGGACCTGCGCTGCTTCGTCTGCCGGGGCGAGGACCCCGACTGCCGCACGTGCGGTGGCACCGGATGGATCGAGTGGGGTGGCTGCGGCATGGTCAACCGCAACGTGCTGCTGGCCTGCGGGGTCGACCCCGACCGCTACACCGGCTTCGCGTTCGGCATGGGGGTCGAGCGGGCGCTGATGTTCCGCTCGGGTGTGGCTGACATGCGAGAGATGTTCGAGGGTGACGTGCGCTTCAACGCACAGTTCGGGCTGGAGGTCTGA